The Rhodococcus sp. B50 DNA window TGCGGTTCGGCACCGACCGCCTCGACCTGTCCGTGGTCCCACCCACCGTCACCGGCAACACCGTCGTGTCGAGCGTCGACCGCGGGCCGGCAGACCTGGAACTCGGTGGCGGACGGGTGCGGTTCACCTCCGGCTTCCCCGGCCTGTCGCCGGTGCAGGCACTCACGCACGGCGTGCACGGAATAGGCGAGTCGGTGACCCTGTCGGTCACGACCTCCCCGAAAGTGGTCGACGCGGCCGGTCTCGCTCGGTACGTCACCCTGCTGCGCGAGGCGGTCGCCTCGCTGTAACGTGCGCCGAATCCGATGATGGAGGGTCACATGGCGGTATATGCGGTGACGGGTGCCGCGTCGGGAATGGGCAGGGCGAGCGCGGAGCGGTTGCGGGCCGCCGGGCACACGGTGATCGGTATCGACCTGAAGGACACCGAGGTCACGGCGGACCTGTCCACTCCGGAGGGCCGTTCCCACGCCGTCCGGGAAACGCTCGAGCTGGCAGGCAGCCGTCTCGACGGTGCCGTGCTCGCCGCCGGGCTGGGCCCCACCCCGGGCAAGGAGAAGATCATCGCGCAGGTCAACGTGCGGGGCGTGATCGACCTGCTCGTCGGCTGGCGACCGGCTCTGGCCGCCTCCGTGAACAGCAAGGTCGTGGTGTTCGGATCCAACTCGACGACCACGACACCGGGCGTGCCGAACTCGGCGGTGAAGGCCTTCCTCGCCGGCGATATGGACAAGGGCGTCGCCCGCGCCACGCGTATTCCGCAGGCGGGTCCGCCGTTCACCTACGCGGCGTCGAAGATCGCCGTGACCCGATGGGCGCGCCGGGCTGCGGTGACCCCCGAGTGGGCAGGGGCCGGCATCCGCCTCAACGTCCTCGCACCGGGAGCGATCTCCACCCCCCTGCTCGACGCGCAGCTCGACAGCCCGCTCAAGAAGGCGGTGGAGAGCTTCCCCGTTCCGCTCGGGGGTTTCGGGAAGCCCGAGGAGATCGCGCAGTGGGTCGAGTTCATGCTGTCGCCGGCGGCGGACTTCATGACGGGCAGCGTCGTGGTTGTCGACGGCGGCACCGAGGCGTACTTCCGACCCGACGACTGGCCGGTGCGGGTCCCGCTCCGGTCGATCCCGCGGTACCTGCTCGGCATGCGGAGGTTCGGGCGCCGGAAGTGAGTTTCCGCGCGACGCGGACCCGCGCCGACCTGTCATTTCAGGCGAAATAGTCGCCGAATCCGTAGATCGCGTCGAACGCGCTGGTCGGCAACACGTCCACCGCGTTCACGCGGTAGGACGGGTACGAGGCCTGCATCAGGTCGCGCACGAACCGCAGGGCGTGGATCGAGTCAACGGCGTCGACGGTGATGGTGAGCTGGACGCGGCCGTTGTCGCTGCGCCCCACCGCCCCGTGGTGCGGGACGATCGGTTCGATGAGGTCGACGGTCTCGTCGTCGGTCAGGCGATCGAGGTGGGCGTCGAGTTCGATCATCGCGTTGTATTCCATGTGGGTTCTCCCGTGTCGAACACCCGAGCGGCCTCGCGCCGCACGGGTTGATCTCGACGGGGAACACGCACGGCGACATCATGCCCGAACCGGACGACACGCGCCGTCATCCGATCGGCGGACAGTGGATCGTGACGGTGGCTACCCGCGGGTAACCGGACCATCGGCAGACACCGGAATCGGGCGGGACTACCCTGTATATCCGTGACCTCACACTATGACGTCGTTGTCCTCGGAGCCGGTCCCGGTGGGTACGTCGCTGCTATCCGCGCGGCACAGCTGGGATTGAGCACCGCCATCATCGAGCAGAAGTACTGGGGCGGTGTCTGCCTGAACGTGGGCTGCATCCCCTCCAAGGCGCTTCTCCGCAATGCCGAGCTGGCGCATCTCTTCAACAAAGAGGCCAAGACCTTCGGCATCTCCGGTGACGTGTCCTTCGACTTCGGTGCCGCCTACGACCGCAGCCGCAAGGTCGCGGACGGTCGCGTCAAGGGCGTGCACTTCCTCATGAAGAAGAACAAGATCACCGAATACGACGGTCTGGGGTCGTTCGTCGACGCCAAGACCATCGAGGTGGCCCTCACCAAGGGCGGCACCGAACAGGTGACCTTCGACAACGTCATCATCGCCACCGGCTCCGTCACCAAGCTGCTGCCGGGCACCGAGCTCAGCGAGAACGTCGTCACCTATGAGGAGCAGATCCTCACCCGCGACCTTCCCGAGTCCATCATCATCGTCGGTGCAGGTGCCATCGGCATGGAGTTCGGCTACGTCCTGAAGAACTACGGGGTCGACGTCACCATCGTCGAGTTCCTCGACCGCGCGCTGCCCAACGAGGACGCCGACGTCTCCAAGGAGATCGCCAAGGCGTACAAGAAGCTCGGCATCACCATCAAGACCGGCGCTGCCGTCCAGAAGATCTCGGACGACGGCTCGAAGGTCACTGTCGAGATCAAGGACAACAAGTCCGGCAACGTCGAGACCGTCACGGTCGACAAGGTGCTGCAGTCGGTCGGCTTCGCGCCGCGCGTGGAGGGCTACGGCCTCGAGAACACCGGCGTCGAGCTCACCGATCGCGGTGCCATCGCGATCGACGAGCGCATGCGCACCAACGTCAAGGGCATCTACGCCATCGGCGACGTCACCGCGAAGCTGCAGCTCGCGCACGTCGCGGAGGCGCAGGGTGTGGTCGCGGCCGAGACCATCGGCGGTGCCGAGACCCTCGAGCTCGGCGACTACCGCATGATGCCGCGCGCGACCTTCTGCCAGCCGCAGGTCGCCTCCTTCGGGCTCACCGAGGAGCAGGCGAAGGCCGAGGGCTACGACGTGAAGGTCGCGACCTTCCCGTTCACCGCCAACGGCAAGGCGCACGGCCTGGGCGATCCCACCGGTTTCGTCAAGCTCATCGCCGACAAGACGCACGGAGAGCTCATCGGCGGCCACCTCATCGGTCCCGACGTCTCCGAGCTGCTGCCCGAGCTGACTCTCGCCCAGAAGTGGGACCTGACGGTCGACGAGCTCGCGCGCAACGTCCACACGCACCCGACTCTGAGCGAGGCGCTGCAGGAGGCCATCCACGGCCTCGCAGGACACATGATCAACTTCTGAGGACCGCGGGCCCTGCAGGCCCGCGTCCGACATTCTTCCGTGCGGGCGGATCCCCGCTCGGATGTACCGGCTCAGCCCGTGACGACCCGACCGTCGTCGCGGGCTGACGTCGTTCCGGACTCCTGCTGCGGAGCCTGAGGTGAGGGTGGCCTTACTTTCGGGTGGGAATCCTCTATAGTCGTCGCAAGGAAGGCCGCAGCCGGCTCGTGATCCGCGCCGCGGCCGACCGGATCGTCTCCGTACTCGGACGAGCGAGAGCAGGTACGGCCATGCCGGACGACGACGCTTCGGAAGGTGCACTGCCCCTGGCGGGCAGGGCCACCGCCGACCTGCCGGGGCACTGGCTGCTCGCCCGTCTGGGCAAGCGCGTGCTGCGGCCGGGCGGCAAGGAGCTGACGACGCGTGTGCTCGCCGACGCGCGGTTGCGCGGCGCGGACGTCGTCGAGTTCGCGCCGGGACTCGGCCGGACGGCGCAGGAGATCCTCGCCTACGCGCCCGGTAGCTACACCGGTGTCGAATCCGACGAGACGGCAGCAGAACTGACCCGCAAGGCCATCGGGGGCAAGGGCAGGGTCGTCAGCGGTGAGGCATCGAAGACCGGACTCGGCGGCGAGGTCGCCGACGTCGTGGTCGGTGAGGCGATGCTCACCATGCAGACCGACAGGCACAAGGCCGAGATCGTGCAGGAGGCCCGCCGGGTGCTCCGCCAGGGCGGGCGATACGCCATCCACGAACTCGCGATCGAACCCGACGCGATCGACGACGAGGTCAAGACCGAGATCCGCAAATCGCTCGCCCGCTCGATCAAGGTCAACGCCCGCCCTCTCACCGCAGCGGAATGGCGAAGCTTGTTCGAGGAGAACGGATTCGAGGTCGAGAAGGTCGGCTTCGCCCCCATGGCGCTGCTCGAACCGAAACGCATCCTCGCCGACGAGGGACTGCCGGGCACCCTGAAGTTCGTCCGCAACGTCCTTCGAGACTCCGATGCCCGCAGCCGGATCCTCCGGATGCGGTCGACGTTCACGAAGTACAAGAAGCATCTGGTCGCGATCGAGATCGTCGCCACGAAGAAGGACGCGTGATGAGTACACAGCAGGTCGACGGCAAGCTCACCCGGATCGAGGGGCTGGCGGAACTCCACCCGGCCGAGGGGAGCGGACCACGGATCGAGAAGCTCGCGGCGGTCACCGGCGCGACCGTCGTCCGACTGTCCTTCACCGCCGGACAGGCGATGGACGACCACAAGGCCGGCGCCCCGATCCTCGTGCAGACCCTCACCGGGGACATCTCGTTCAGCACCGCAGACGAGACCGTCTCGCTGGTGCCGGGAACCGCGGTCCACGTCGACGCGGGCATCGTGCACCGCCTCGTCGCGAACGCCGATTCGGTGGTGTCGCTGACGATCCTGCGTTGACGATTGTCGCCGCTTCCAGCGGGAAACGAATCCGCACATGCGGAGTGTATGCACGCGTAGTGTGTCGCCATGGCGGAACGCGGCGCTCGCCCACATGTGCACCCGGTTCGGAGATGGTTGCTGCGCACGGTGCGGCACCTGTTCACACCTCTGCGTCCCGACGACTATCTCGAGATGATCAACCCGCTGTGGACGACCCGCGAACTCCGCGGCCGTGTCGAGCGGGTGGTCCCCGAGGGTGGCGACGCGGCGTCGGTGCTCATCCGCCCGGCCTACGAGTGGCGGGGGCACGAGCCCGGCCAGTACGTGCGGCTCGGCGTGATCATCGACGGCGTCTACCACTGGCGGGCATATTCGCTCACCTCCGACCCGGATCCGGTCGACGGACTCATCAGCGTCACGCCCAAGCTCGTCGAGAACGGTGTGGTCTCGCCATATCTCGTCCGCAAGCTCGAGCCCGGCGACATCGTCCGGCTCGGCGAGGTGGAGGGCGTGTTCACACTGCCCGACCCGCTGCCCGAAAAGATGCTGTTCATCAGCGCAGGCAGCGGGATCACGCCGATCATGAGCATGCTGCGCAGTCTCGACCACCGCGACCGCGTCGACGATGTCGTCGTCGTACATTCCGCCCGCACCCCCGACGAGGTGATCTTCTCGTCGACCCTGCACGACCTCGACGACCGTCATCCCGGAATGCGCCTCGAAGTGTGGCTCAGCGGTGAGCGTGGCCGCATCACTCCCGGCGACCTCGACGAGCTGTGCCCCGACTGGCGCGAGCGCGACGCCTTCTGTTCGGGGCCGCGCGACCTGCTCGACGCCCTCGAAGAACACTGGGACGAACACGGCGATCCCGAAAGATTCCACCTCGAACGTTTCCAGCCGATCATCGGTGGGAATGCCGGGAGCGGCGAAGGCGGCACCATCAACTTCCTCGACAGCGAGAAAGAGGTGGAGTGCGACGGCGGAACACCCATCCTGGTCGCAGGTGAGAATGCCGGCCTGAAGTTGCCGTACGGCTGTCGTATCGGCATCTGCCACACGTGCGTCGGAACGCTGAGGTCCGGACAACTCCGGGACCTGCGAACCGACGAGGTGAGCGAGCCCACCGGGGCGGCGGTGCGTACCTGCATCCACACCGCGGAGGGTGACATCGAAATCGAACTGTGAAGCAACCGGCTTCGAAGCAGGGGGCGTCGTGACGAGAAGCATCGACAGGGCCGATACCGGGTCGCGGGAACTGCAGAGTCCGCTCGCGCATCTGAGCGACGACGATCTCGAGCAGATCGCGAAGGAGTTCGACGCCATCCACGACGAGGTGTACTCGAGCCTCGGCGACAAGGACCGGCAGTACATCAAGAACGTCATCGCGGCGCAGCGTCAACTGGTAGTGGCCGGACGGGTGCTGCTGTTCGCGTCGTCGTCCAAGCCCGCATGGGTGGCCGGGACTACCTGTCTCGGACTGGCGAAGATCCTCGAGAACATGGAGATCGGCCACAACGTCATGCACGGCCAGTGGGATTGGATGAACGATCCGGACATCCACTCGTCGGTCTGGGACTGGGACACCGCCTCCACCGCGGAGGCCTGGAAGCACTCGCACAACTACATCCACCACACGTTCACCAACATCCGCGGTCTCGACAAGGACCTCGGCTACGAGATCATGCGGATCGACCCGCACCAGAAGTGGCACCCCGTCTACCTCGCCCAGCCCGTCTACAACGCACTGCTCACCGTGCTGTTCGAGTGGGGCGTCGCGCTGCACGACCTCGATCTCGAAGCGTTGTGGGCCGGCGAGAAGTCGACCGCGCAGGTCATCGGGGAACTGAAGGGTATCGCCGGTAAGGCCCGCGCCCAGTTCGTCAAGGACTACGTCGGCTGGCCGCTCGTGAGCGCCGCACTGTTCGGCCTCGCGCAGATCGCGCTGCAGGGCCGGTTACCCCAGCCGAAGACCTCGCGGTTGGGCCGGCGACTGCGGTCTATGGGTAAGGGCCGTTCCGGAAAGTTCGGTACCGCAGCCGATCTCGCCGACCGGTATCTGCCCGGCATCGAGAAGACCTTCCTCGCGACGGTTCTCGCCGACGTCACCGCCAACATCATCCGCAACGTGTGGGCACACGCGATCATCTTCTGCGGACACTTCCCCGACCAGACCTACACCTTCTCCAAGAAGGAGGTGGAGAACGAGTCGCGCGGAGGATGGTACGTACGCCAACTCGTCGGTGCCGCGAACATCGAGGGCACTCCGCTGTTCCACGTCATGAGCGGCAACCTCGGCTACCAGGTGGAACACCATTTGTTCCCCGACATGCCGAGCACCCGCTACGCGGAGGTCGCGCCGAAGGTCAAGGACATCTGCGAGCGCTACGAACTGCCCTACAACTCGGGCCGGCTGGGCAAGCAGTGGTTCATGGTGCACCGCACGATCGCCCGGCTCGCCTTCCCGGGCGGTAAGCCCCGACCGAAGCCCGGACCGTACCGTCGCTCACAGGATCCCCAGGGTGGGCCCATTCCCAGTGAGGCCGCGCGGTTCCGGAACCGGCTGCCCGCCGAACATCCCGACGCCGGACCGGAACACGACGGTGGTGGGGTGAAGGTCGATCCGCCGCCCCGCTGACCGTCGGCCGATGCGCAGTTCTCGTCGACGATTCGCACCATTCTCGACGGGAACTGCACATCGGAGCCGAGGTCAGGACGCCCGGTAGGCCTTCCAGCCGCCGAACTCGGTGATGTCCACCGCGTCCGCCGCGGCGTCCTGCGTGCATCCGAAACCGACGACCCACCGCCCGTCGGCCAGTTCGACGCTCGTCAGCGTCATCGGGGCGGGCAGCGCGGCGAGGAATCGGCCCAGACCGGCCTCCGACAGGCGGAACAGTTCGCCGACGATCGCGGCACCCTCACCCGGCCCGTGTCGCACGAGTCCCGGCTTCGGTGGCGTCGTGTTCAGCGCCGCCAGTCGATATGCGTCGGAGGTGTGCACCTCCTCGACGAACCGCGCTCCGAGTTCCTCGAGCTGGAAGTGCAGCGGCTGACCGCGCAGATGCGCACCGAAGACGGCGAGCTCGACCCCGGACTCGACGACCGATGGCGCGTCCACACCGTTCAGTGCGGCCGCGACGTCCACGGCCACCTGGTCGGCGAAGGCCGGCACCACGATCATGACCCCGAAGGGCTCACCAGCCGTCGTGGGTGCACCGGGCACCGCTACCGCAGCCATGTCCAGCAGATTGCAGAAGTTGGTGTAGGTGCCCATCCGACGGTTGATGGCGATCGGGTCGTCCTGCACCGCCGCGATCGTCGGGTGTTCCGTCGTCGTCGGGAGCAGTAACCCGTCCACCCCGGCGAGCAGTTCGCCGGCGCTGACCTTCACACGGGTGAGGGTGTCGAGGTCCTCGACGAGTTCGTATGCGGCGGGCCTCTTCGCGCCGGCGACGATCGCGGCAACGGTGGGATCGGCGCCCTCCGGCCCCGTCGACAGGAACTCACCGACGGCCGCGTAGCGCTGCGCCACCACGGCACCGTCGTACAGGAGCAGGGCAGCGTCGAGCAGCGGCGAGATGTCCACCT harbors:
- a CDS encoding ferredoxin reductase, whose translation is MAERGARPHVHPVRRWLLRTVRHLFTPLRPDDYLEMINPLWTTRELRGRVERVVPEGGDAASVLIRPAYEWRGHEPGQYVRLGVIIDGVYHWRAYSLTSDPDPVDGLISVTPKLVENGVVSPYLVRKLEPGDIVRLGEVEGVFTLPDPLPEKMLFISAGSGITPIMSMLRSLDHRDRVDDVVVVHSARTPDEVIFSSTLHDLDDRHPGMRLEVWLSGERGRITPGDLDELCPDWRERDAFCSGPRDLLDALEEHWDEHGDPERFHLERFQPIIGGNAGSGEGGTINFLDSEKEVECDGGTPILVAGENAGLKLPYGCRIGICHTCVGTLRSGQLRDLRTDEVSEPTGAAVRTCIHTAEGDIEIEL
- a CDS encoding fatty acid desaturase family protein — its product is MTRSIDRADTGSRELQSPLAHLSDDDLEQIAKEFDAIHDEVYSSLGDKDRQYIKNVIAAQRQLVVAGRVLLFASSSKPAWVAGTTCLGLAKILENMEIGHNVMHGQWDWMNDPDIHSSVWDWDTASTAEAWKHSHNYIHHTFTNIRGLDKDLGYEIMRIDPHQKWHPVYLAQPVYNALLTVLFEWGVALHDLDLEALWAGEKSTAQVIGELKGIAGKARAQFVKDYVGWPLVSAALFGLAQIALQGRLPQPKTSRLGRRLRSMGKGRSGKFGTAADLADRYLPGIEKTFLATVLADVTANIIRNVWAHAIIFCGHFPDQTYTFSKKEVENESRGGWYVRQLVGAANIEGTPLFHVMSGNLGYQVEHHLFPDMPSTRYAEVAPKVKDICERYELPYNSGRLGKQWFMVHRTIARLAFPGGKPRPKPGPYRRSQDPQGGPIPSEAARFRNRLPAEHPDAGPEHDGGGVKVDPPPR
- a CDS encoding cupin, which gives rise to MSTQQVDGKLTRIEGLAELHPAEGSGPRIEKLAAVTGATVVRLSFTAGQAMDDHKAGAPILVQTLTGDISFSTADETVSLVPGTAVHVDAGIVHRLVANADSVVSLTILR
- the lpdA gene encoding dihydrolipoyl dehydrogenase, whose amino-acid sequence is MTSHYDVVVLGAGPGGYVAAIRAAQLGLSTAIIEQKYWGGVCLNVGCIPSKALLRNAELAHLFNKEAKTFGISGDVSFDFGAAYDRSRKVADGRVKGVHFLMKKNKITEYDGLGSFVDAKTIEVALTKGGTEQVTFDNVIIATGSVTKLLPGTELSENVVTYEEQILTRDLPESIIIVGAGAIGMEFGYVLKNYGVDVTIVEFLDRALPNEDADVSKEIAKAYKKLGITIKTGAAVQKISDDGSKVTVEIKDNKSGNVETVTVDKVLQSVGFAPRVEGYGLENTGVELTDRGAIAIDERMRTNVKGIYAIGDVTAKLQLAHVAEAQGVVAAETIGGAETLELGDYRMMPRATFCQPQVASFGLTEEQAKAEGYDVKVATFPFTANGKAHGLGDPTGFVKLIADKTHGELIGGHLIGPDVSELLPELTLAQKWDLTVDELARNVHTHPTLSEALQEAIHGLAGHMINF
- the atzF gene encoding allophanate hydrolase, which encodes MSATDRVRAALRRIDEADRPEVWITLRSAEDLLADAAAVDARVAAGESLPLAGLVVAVKDNVDVAGIPTTAACPEFAYVPEETASGVERLVAAGAVVLGKTNLDQFATGLVGTRSPYGAVRCAWDPEKVSGGSSSGSAVAVALGIADIGLGTDTAGSGRVPAALHGIVGVKATLGVIPAHGVVPACIDYDCLTVFAMSLDLAATAVRIMTGPEPRDPRSRTWPADVRLAASNTLRIAVPRGEDLEALSEGYRDAFTRTVAAACESGVEIVEVDISPLLDAALLLYDGAVVAQRYAAVGEFLSTGPEGADPTVAAIVAGAKRPAAYELVEDLDTLTRVKVSAGELLAGVDGLLLPTTTEHPTIAAVQDDPIAINRRMGTYTNFCNLLDMAAVAVPGAPTTAGEPFGVMIVVPAFADQVAVDVAAALNGVDAPSVVESGVELAVFGAHLRGQPLHFQLEELGARFVEEVHTSDAYRLAALNTTPPKPGLVRHGPGEGAAIVGELFRLSEAGLGRFLAALPAPMTLTSVELADGRWVVGFGCTQDAAADAVDITEFGGWKAYRAS
- a CDS encoding SDR family oxidoreductase produces the protein MAVYAVTGAASGMGRASAERLRAAGHTVIGIDLKDTEVTADLSTPEGRSHAVRETLELAGSRLDGAVLAAGLGPTPGKEKIIAQVNVRGVIDLLVGWRPALAASVNSKVVVFGSNSTTTTPGVPNSAVKAFLAGDMDKGVARATRIPQAGPPFTYAASKIAVTRWARRAAVTPEWAGAGIRLNVLAPGAISTPLLDAQLDSPLKKAVESFPVPLGGFGKPEEIAQWVEFMLSPAADFMTGSVVVVDGGTEAYFRPDDWPVRVPLRSIPRYLLGMRRFGRRK
- a CDS encoding class I SAM-dependent methyltransferase, producing MPDDDASEGALPLAGRATADLPGHWLLARLGKRVLRPGGKELTTRVLADARLRGADVVEFAPGLGRTAQEILAYAPGSYTGVESDETAAELTRKAIGGKGRVVSGEASKTGLGGEVADVVVGEAMLTMQTDRHKAEIVQEARRVLRQGGRYAIHELAIEPDAIDDEVKTEIRKSLARSIKVNARPLTAAEWRSLFEENGFEVEKVGFAPMALLEPKRILADEGLPGTLKFVRNVLRDSDARSRILRMRSTFTKYKKHLVAIEIVATKKDA